A portion of the Mesotoga sp. Brook.08.105.5.1 genome contains these proteins:
- a CDS encoding ROK family transcriptional regulator, giving the protein MVNKTYGLNVSSIKPRNRSLILRLLRDRGPLSRREMALLSGLTPAAVTNLVNEMIDQGLLKETGMAQRSSKAGRRRILVDIDKERKYIIGLNISTKTTAIGVSDMDFNLLGYEEFNTKREKSATEFLNEISSRVMQMLWKQSITKDNVLGIGIGIVGSVDPESGQSNLAYGIWSQPVNIRQILEESLGIKVVVENNVRALAVSELSLQKHSGVNNLIFVKHSPGLGSAMIINKSLFYGSTDCAGEIGHMVIEREGPLCRCGQKGCLEALTSAENIIREIKELMQRGETPWLNLNADDRNLSLEDIVEAYEARDMGVIRVVEKALEYLSLGIANVMKIFNPERVILYGPLFKSDHIFQSLLKKIDQLAPDSNSSSVVHLSALDSDNKIIGGLSLVLERLFFETGAASIGSKTA; this is encoded by the coding sequence ATGGTGAATAAGACTTACGGGTTGAACGTATCGTCTATCAAACCGAGAAACCGTTCTCTAATACTGAGACTTCTCAGGGATCGAGGGCCTCTTTCAAGGAGAGAAATGGCATTGCTGTCGGGGTTGACGCCGGCAGCGGTTACTAATCTGGTGAATGAGATGATAGATCAGGGCTTACTTAAGGAAACCGGGATGGCCCAGAGAAGTTCGAAGGCAGGTAGAAGGAGAATTCTTGTAGATATCGATAAAGAGAGAAAGTACATAATAGGTCTCAATATAAGCACAAAGACTACAGCCATTGGTGTTTCGGATATGGACTTCAATCTTCTTGGTTATGAGGAGTTCAATACTAAAAGAGAGAAATCTGCGACTGAATTCCTTAACGAGATTTCGAGCAGAGTTATGCAAATGCTCTGGAAACAGAGCATTACCAAAGATAATGTTCTCGGTATCGGTATCGGTATCGTCGGAAGTGTCGATCCGGAAAGCGGTCAGAGCAATCTCGCCTATGGGATATGGTCCCAGCCGGTAAATATCCGTCAAATACTCGAAGAGAGTTTGGGTATAAAAGTAGTAGTCGAAAATAACGTCAGAGCGCTTGCAGTTTCGGAATTGAGTTTGCAAAAGCACTCAGGAGTGAACAATCTTATATTTGTGAAGCATAGTCCCGGACTCGGTTCTGCGATGATAATCAACAAGAGTTTGTTCTACGGATCCACAGATTGTGCTGGCGAAATCGGTCATATGGTTATAGAAAGGGAGGGACCCCTGTGCAGGTGCGGGCAGAAGGGTTGTCTTGAAGCCCTGACGTCGGCCGAGAATATTATTCGGGAAATCAAAGAGCTAATGCAAAGAGGAGAGACTCCATGGCTAAACTTAAATGCCGATGATAGGAATCTATCTTTGGAAGATATCGTTGAAGCTTACGAAGCGAGAGATATGGGAGTCATAAGAGTTGTTGAAAAGGCTCTGGAGTATTTGAGTCTTGGCATAGCAAACGTAATGAAGATCTTCAATCCAGAAAGAGTAATTCTTTACGGACCGCTCTTCAAAAGCGATCATATCTTTCAGTCTCTTCTGAAAAAGATAGATCAACTCGCTCCAGACAGCAATAGTTCTTCAGTCGTTCACTTAAGCGCGCTCGATAGTGATAACAAAATAATAGGCGGATTGTCGCTTGTTCTTGAGAGACTGTTCTTCGAAACGGGAGCAGCCTCTATCGGAAGCAAAACCGCCTGA
- a CDS encoding extracellular solute-binding protein has product MKKLLVVLFLALLCLTAFGATNIKVLAWDDAHTQAWVANLKDFEKATGIKVDLELIPSGSMLQKTSLNVTENKANYDLVAIDEGNVAKFGDLLVPYSKWPEGKTFKKISTTEIPQAIFEAALWKGEIQGIPINGNVYVWITRKDLVEDPQFKKEFMEMFGYELRVPETLDQLANMAEFFKTKGIYGWAPFTKNTEGATCEAIMFFEAFGTHFMQDVAGKYVITLDKEKALEAILFYKRLMQYAPPGANDMGHAERIAAFSDGKVFSMFQWPGIIPSHENEDESLVVGKIEYTAPPAGPSARAAVRGCWILGIPKASTNAAAAAEFAYWLNSYDAGIKLAEDGMTPVRTDLLTNPVLLETNPWYEGMADSGLFAVSRPNRAAFYPEISEQIKVNWLAAVLGTVDPVTAINNMVDQVQALLDKYEN; this is encoded by the coding sequence ATGAAGAAACTGCTAGTAGTTCTCTTTCTGGCTCTGTTATGTTTAACTGCATTCGGTGCCACAAATATCAAAGTTCTTGCCTGGGACGATGCACACACACAGGCTTGGGTAGCGAATCTTAAGGATTTCGAAAAGGCAACCGGAATTAAAGTCGATCTCGAGTTGATTCCATCAGGTTCAATGCTCCAGAAAACATCTCTCAATGTTACCGAGAACAAAGCAAACTACGACCTTGTAGCCATAGACGAAGGTAATGTCGCGAAGTTCGGAGATCTTCTCGTTCCTTATTCAAAATGGCCCGAGGGAAAGACCTTCAAGAAGATAAGCACCACCGAGATTCCTCAAGCGATCTTTGAGGCTGCCCTCTGGAAGGGTGAGATTCAGGGAATTCCGATTAACGGAAACGTATATGTTTGGATCACCAGAAAGGATCTGGTCGAAGACCCACAATTCAAGAAGGAATTCATGGAAATGTTTGGCTATGAGTTGAGAGTTCCCGAAACGCTGGATCAGCTTGCAAACATGGCCGAATTCTTTAAAACAAAGGGAATATATGGCTGGGCACCGTTCACAAAAAACACAGAAGGAGCAACCTGCGAGGCCATAATGTTCTTTGAAGCCTTTGGTACGCACTTCATGCAGGATGTTGCCGGAAAGTACGTCATAACTCTCGACAAGGAGAAAGCGCTTGAAGCCATTCTCTTCTACAAGCGGCTTATGCAGTATGCACCTCCAGGTGCCAACGATATGGGTCATGCCGAAAGAATAGCGGCCTTCAGCGACGGAAAGGTCTTCTCGATGTTCCAGTGGCCGGGTATTATCCCTTCACACGAAAACGAAGACGAATCTCTCGTTGTTGGAAAGATAGAGTATACTGCGCCGCCGGCCGGTCCATCCGCCCGTGCCGCGGTAAGAGGTTGCTGGATTCTAGGTATCCCAAAGGCTTCGACAAATGCCGCAGCGGCAGCAGAGTTTGCATACTGGTTGAACTCTTACGATGCCGGCATAAAGCTTGCCGAAGATGGAATGACACCCGTAAGAACAGATCTTCTCACAAATCCTGTCCTTCTAGAGACAAATCCTTGGTACGAAGGAATGGCAGATTCAGGGCTATTTGCAGTCAGCAGGCCTAACAGGGCAGCCTTCTATCCAGAGATCTCTGAACAGATCAAAGTAAACTGGCTGGCTGCCGTTCTTGGGACTGTCGATCCCGTAACCGCGATAAATAACATGGTAGACCAGGTGCAGGCACTACTCGACAAGTATGAAAATTAG
- a CDS encoding sugar ABC transporter permease: protein MKISNRLIRRNSRKGVLSYLYFILPALIIVGVVLVFPIIYSVVLSFFNWAQVDDGRRAFIGFQNYFDLFKDRQFWNSLSLQLGFILIAIPIQLVIGFFVAILFNREFPAAGLLRTLLLLPVFTLPVLSGLTWRLMLQPGYGVISYLLEIVGFDASRGILSDSGLAYIAVIVQDIWRMWPFMFMILYAGLKSLPADIMEAAELDGANFFKKTFLITIPMLKQTITTAILLRTIDALRIFSEVFVMTNGGPGNATMLYSLYIHKQAFEFGKLGYASSMAVILIIVSLLFAFGLVRKNMDIDTL, encoded by the coding sequence ATGAAAATTAGCAACAGATTGATTCGAAGGAACTCCCGCAAGGGAGTTCTTTCCTATCTTTACTTCATTTTGCCGGCGCTCATCATTGTCGGTGTAGTCCTTGTATTTCCAATCATATATTCGGTTGTACTGTCTTTTTTCAACTGGGCACAGGTCGATGACGGGAGAAGAGCCTTTATTGGATTTCAGAACTACTTCGATCTTTTCAAAGACAGGCAATTCTGGAATTCGCTTTCTCTTCAGCTAGGCTTCATATTGATCGCGATACCTATTCAGCTCGTAATAGGTTTCTTTGTGGCTATACTTTTCAACAGGGAATTTCCGGCTGCGGGATTGCTGCGAACACTTTTACTGCTGCCAGTCTTTACGCTGCCCGTACTCTCGGGTCTTACCTGGAGATTGATGCTTCAACCGGGATATGGAGTGATAAGCTATCTGCTCGAGATCGTCGGTTTCGATGCGTCCAGAGGCATTCTTTCAGACAGCGGTCTCGCATATATCGCTGTTATTGTGCAGGATATTTGGAGGATGTGGCCCTTCATGTTCATGATTTTATATGCAGGGCTTAAAAGCCTTCCCGCGGATATAATGGAGGCTGCAGAGCTCGATGGTGCAAACTTCTTCAAGAAGACCTTCTTGATAACAATTCCGATGTTGAAACAGACTATAACCACGGCAATACTTCTTAGAACAATAGACGCTTTGAGGATATTCTCCGAGGTCTTTGTCATGACTAATGGTGGACCCGGAAACGCAACTATGCTGTATTCACTCTATATTCACAAGCAGGCCTTTGAGTTTGGTAAGCTGGGCTACGCTTCTTCCATGGCCGTCATTCTCATAATTGTCAGTCTTTTGTTCGCTTTCGGTCTGGTGAGAAAGAATATGGACATCGACACGCTTTAA
- a CDS encoding carbohydrate ABC transporter permease yields MAKMRRKRAITKWILFTIALIIVAVELFPIFIIISSGFKKDLDIRNSNPFSFNPNLTSYKRVLGKSDFLPSIKNSLIVGLSSTAISLLVGAMASYGISRFRFKGRKVVSYSFLVSRMVPQIALAVPLFMLFDSLAMTDSYISLILAYTSFNIPYVIWLLLPFFSSISYSFEEAARVDGCNRIQIFWKIFLPLTAPGLMVAAIFAFIMSWNEFIYALVLTGTSTKTAPISVNGFLGQYAPRWGQLAAAGTIILIPVIIFTLTLQKYIIGGLTAGGVKE; encoded by the coding sequence ATGGCGAAAATGAGGAGAAAAAGAGCGATAACAAAGTGGATTCTATTTACCATAGCACTGATAATAGTAGCGGTAGAGCTGTTTCCGATATTCATCATAATCAGCAGCGGATTCAAGAAAGATTTGGATATTCGCAATTCTAACCCCTTCAGTTTCAACCCAAATCTCACGAGTTACAAGAGAGTTCTCGGGAAGAGCGACTTTCTGCCTTCAATAAAGAACAGTCTCATAGTGGGGTTGTCATCGACCGCTATTTCTTTGCTGGTGGGCGCTATGGCCTCATATGGAATCTCGAGATTCAGGTTCAAAGGACGAAAAGTCGTTTCGTATTCCTTCCTGGTATCGAGAATGGTTCCGCAGATAGCACTCGCTGTGCCACTGTTCATGTTGTTTGACTCACTCGCAATGACCGATTCATATATTTCGCTCATACTTGCATACACGAGTTTTAATATACCTTATGTTATCTGGTTGCTTCTGCCATTCTTCTCTTCAATATCCTATTCTTTTGAAGAGGCTGCCCGCGTGGATGGCTGCAACAGAATACAGATATTCTGGAAGATCTTTCTCCCCCTCACGGCGCCTGGACTTATGGTGGCCGCAATTTTTGCGTTCATAATGTCATGGAACGAATTCATTTATGCGCTTGTTCTCACGGGAACTTCTACAAAGACGGCTCCTATATCGGTGAACGGGTTTCTCGGTCAGTATGCGCCAAGATGGGGACAACTGGCGGCCGCTGGCACTATAATACTCATACCCGTAATCATCTTCACTCTCACTCTCCAGAAGTATATTATAGGCGGACTAACTGCCGGCGGAGTCAAAGAATAA